In Achromobacter xylosoxidans A8, a single window of DNA contains:
- the kdpB gene encoding potassium-transporting ATPase subunit KdpB has product MAKIETSTTGAGGGAARAAASSAHERQFGMWSRALVGPAVLDSLRKLSPAAQLKNPVMFVVYVGSILTTVLWIMALRGQAEAPAGFILAISVWLWFTVLFANFAEALAEGRGKQQAATLRGLRTTIDARLLKGFRDVDASTAQPGEWRSRTVSQPSGLLRRGDVVLVEAGETIPGDGQVIAGVASVDESAITGESAPVIRESGGDFSSVTGGTRVLSDWIFVRIAADPGESFLDRMISMVEGAKRQKTPNELALTILLVGLTVVFLLVVVTLMPFSIYAVNAAGGGSAVTVTVLVALLVCLIPTTIGGLLSAIGVAGMSRMMGANVIATSGRAVEAAGDVDVLLLDKTGTITFGNRQASTFLPAPGVSARELADAARLASLADETPEGRSIVALADKSIHAPAPAMAHAEFVPFTAQSRMSGVNLNGRMIRKGAVDAVQAWLAAQDATVPEQALRLAEDVARRGSTPLMVSDGNRALGVVELKDIVKPDIQSRFAELRRMGIKTVMITGDNKLTAASIAAEAGVDDFLAEATPEAKLKLIRAYQAEGRLVAMTGDGTNDAPALAQADVAVAMNSGTQAAKEAGNMVDLDSNPTKLIEIVEIGKQMLMTRGALTTFSVANDVAKYFAIIPAAFATVYPQLNVLNIMGLATPASAILSAVIFNALIIVVLIPLALKGVRYRALGAAVLLRRNLLIYGLGGLLVPFAGIKLVDMVLAALGWA; this is encoded by the coding sequence ATGGCCAAGATTGAAACCTCTACTACTGGCGCCGGCGGCGGCGCCGCCCGCGCCGCGGCTAGCAGCGCCCATGAACGCCAGTTCGGCATGTGGTCACGCGCCCTGGTCGGCCCCGCCGTGCTGGACAGTCTGCGCAAACTCTCGCCCGCCGCGCAGTTGAAGAATCCCGTGATGTTCGTGGTCTACGTGGGCAGCATCCTGACCACGGTGCTGTGGATCATGGCCCTGCGCGGCCAGGCCGAGGCGCCCGCCGGGTTCATCCTGGCGATCAGCGTGTGGCTGTGGTTCACGGTGCTGTTCGCGAACTTCGCCGAAGCCCTGGCCGAAGGCCGCGGCAAGCAACAGGCGGCCACGCTGCGTGGCTTGCGCACCACCATCGATGCCCGCCTGCTCAAGGGCTTTCGCGACGTCGACGCCAGCACGGCGCAGCCGGGCGAGTGGCGTAGCCGAACCGTCAGCCAGCCCTCGGGCCTGCTGCGCCGGGGCGACGTGGTGCTGGTCGAAGCGGGCGAAACCATCCCCGGCGACGGCCAGGTCATCGCCGGCGTGGCATCGGTGGATGAAAGCGCCATCACCGGCGAATCCGCGCCCGTGATCCGCGAATCCGGCGGCGACTTCTCGTCGGTCACTGGCGGCACCCGCGTGCTGTCGGACTGGATCTTCGTGCGTATCGCCGCCGATCCGGGCGAGAGCTTCCTGGATCGCATGATTTCCATGGTCGAAGGCGCCAAGCGCCAGAAGACGCCGAACGAACTGGCCCTCACCATCCTGCTGGTCGGCCTGACCGTGGTGTTCCTGCTGGTGGTCGTGACCCTGATGCCGTTCTCGATCTACGCGGTCAACGCCGCCGGTGGCGGCTCCGCCGTCACGGTGACGGTGCTGGTCGCGCTGCTGGTCTGCCTGATTCCCACCACCATCGGCGGCCTGCTGTCAGCCATCGGCGTGGCGGGCATGAGCCGCATGATGGGCGCCAACGTCATCGCCACCTCGGGCCGCGCGGTCGAAGCCGCGGGCGACGTGGACGTGCTGTTGCTCGACAAGACCGGCACCATCACCTTCGGCAACCGCCAGGCTTCGACCTTCCTGCCGGCGCCCGGCGTGTCCGCGCGCGAACTGGCCGATGCCGCGCGCCTGGCCTCGCTGGCCGACGAAACGCCGGAAGGCCGCAGCATCGTCGCACTGGCCGACAAGTCCATCCACGCCCCGGCTCCGGCCATGGCGCACGCCGAGTTCGTGCCCTTCACCGCGCAGTCGCGCATGAGCGGCGTGAACCTGAACGGCCGCATGATCCGCAAGGGCGCGGTCGACGCCGTGCAGGCCTGGCTGGCCGCGCAAGACGCGACGGTGCCGGAGCAGGCCCTGCGCCTGGCCGAAGACGTGGCGCGCCGCGGCAGCACGCCGCTGATGGTCAGCGACGGCAACCGCGCGCTCGGCGTGGTCGAACTGAAAGACATCGTCAAGCCGGACATCCAGTCGCGCTTCGCGGAACTGCGCCGCATGGGCATCAAGACCGTGATGATCACGGGCGACAACAAGCTCACGGCCGCCTCCATCGCCGCCGAGGCCGGCGTGGACGATTTCCTGGCCGAAGCCACGCCCGAGGCCAAGCTCAAGCTGATCCGCGCCTATCAGGCCGAAGGCCGGCTGGTTGCCATGACGGGCGACGGCACCAACGATGCGCCCGCGCTGGCGCAAGCCGACGTCGCGGTGGCGATGAACTCGGGCACCCAGGCCGCCAAGGAGGCGGGCAATATGGTGGATCTGGATTCCAACCCCACCAAGCTGATCGAGATCGTCGAAATCGGCAAGCAGATGCTGATGACCCGCGGCGCGCTGACGACCTTCAGCGTGGCCAACGACGTGGCCAAGTATTTCGCCATCATTCCGGCCGCCTTCGCCACCGTCTATCCGCAGCTCAACGTGCTCAACATCATGGGCCTGGCCACGCCGGCCTCGGCCATCCTGTCGGCCGTGATCTTCAACGCGCTGATCATCGTGGTGCTGATCCCGCTGGCGCTCAAGGGCGTGCGCTACCGGGCGCTGGGCGCGGCCGTGCTGTTGCGCCGCAATCTGCTGATCTATGGCCTGGGCGGCCTGCTGGTGCCGTTTGCCGGCATCAAGCTGGTCGACATGGTGCTGGCCGCCCTGGGCTGGGCCTGA